A single Bacteroidota bacterium DNA region contains:
- a CDS encoding thioredoxin family protein, which yields MIEKLNDATFQQALRDHDKVVVKYYASWCGSCRLIAPKYAALADKPEYAGVYFVEVDAEESPEARKTAGVTNLPFFAAFNGGTLTEGFASGKAEAVETLAATLLNN from the coding sequence ATGATTGAGAAACTGAATGACGCTACTTTTCAGCAAGCGCTAAGAGACCATGACAAGGTGGTGGTAAAGTACTATGCATCCTGGTGCGGCTCTTGCCGGCTCATTGCCCCCAAATACGCAGCACTGGCAGATAAGCCCGAATATGCGGGTGTGTACTTTGTGGAAGTGGATGCCGAGGAAAGCCCGGAGGCACGCAAGACAGCGGGCGTAACCAACCTGCCGTTTTTCGCGGCCTTCAATGGGGGCACACTCACCGAGGGCTTTGCCTCTGGCAAGGCTGAGGCTGTGGAAACCCTGGCCGCTACCCTACTCAACAACTAA
- a CDS encoding ZIP family metal transporter — protein sequence MITLAGMVLVSLGRSIFERAHSYLFALAAGALVANALLHMLPEAWQYLQSYSLTAGICVLGFVFLALLDVLKTEERLARLTRQNFFSPVIAFFVISDSVHNFFDGAIVALSYMADWQTGLYTSLAVGLHEIPLELVEWSLMLGMGMRLQRALLLNLFSALFSILGAAFCLVIGLESRTLVYYLLPFVAGGFFYLSFVKLLPRLSLAGRWAIPLHLLALLLGVLLMLDWLPHPG from the coding sequence ATGATTACGTTGGCAGGCATGGTGCTGGTTTCACTTGGCCGTAGCATTTTTGAGCGTGCACATAGTTATCTGTTTGCGCTCGCCGCAGGGGCACTGGTGGCCAACGCGCTGCTGCACATGCTGCCCGAGGCCTGGCAGTATCTGCAGTCTTACAGCCTTACGGCTGGCATTTGTGTGCTGGGCTTTGTTTTTCTAGCCCTGCTGGATGTGCTGAAAACGGAGGAACGCCTGGCCCGGCTGACGCGGCAAAACTTCTTCTCGCCGGTTATTGCTTTCTTTGTTATTAGCGACAGCGTGCACAATTTTTTCGATGGGGCCATCGTAGCCCTTTCGTATATGGCCGACTGGCAGACCGGGCTGTATACCAGCCTGGCTGTGGGCCTGCACGAGATACCCCTGGAGCTGGTAGAGTGGAGCCTGATGCTGGGCATGGGTATGCGGCTACAGCGTGCCCTGTTGCTCAATCTGTTTAGCGCCCTTTTTTCTATCCTGGGGGCGGCTTTTTGCCTGGTCATCGGGCTGGAGAGTCGTACCCTGGTGTACTACCTGCTGCCCTTTGTGGCGGGTGGGTTCTTCTACCTGTCTTTTGTCAAGCTATTGCCACGGCTCAGCCTGGCAGGCCGGTGGGCCATCCCCCTCCATCTGCTAGCGCTGCTATTGGGGGTGCTGCTTATGCTGGACTGGCTTCCACATCCGGGCTGA
- a CDS encoding T9SS type A sorting domain-containing protein has product MLLLLPVWGFSQPDYGDIIWKRRLGGSGTPSFEAFGDRPTALTVSGGFTYVAGYSNSNDGDFPGNRGEVDAWVVKLARDGSVLWKYQFGGNAFETVRDITVMPNGDVVVVGETFSSNLFGYRSFTDAFVLRLTPNGQEVYTKLINGTGLAETLNTSAFEYFQGVDTVGTELVAVGRTSNFYLNSVQDTWDTLSGSLDAWIHRLDASGNYRWHNRVFRNDTLKNLSQVAGAGGISAIINRFNDVVHLNRGGYVAVGDAAFFGDSNVGDAYLARFDEAGDTVWTRLLGGAQGDDGLRIEETSDGNVIVLMERRKPKAGSLPEPDLWLAKINTTTGSTMWERIVGSNFIDSPQDIILAADTIVAVVGWEDVDQVDLATGYDGFVDRYDARTGASIGSRRLFGTSGKDDRAYAVGYDVQTDDYVIACTSIGTSSFFPENSGGTDWWIIRMAGDNSAFQQWVSRADGQPGIAHGEELRAWPNPARGSLSLNRTDLDYVELYNLAGMRVQRWDGAALPQQLDLSGLGAGMYLLKAEKGSQSWNQKIVIQ; this is encoded by the coding sequence TTGCTCCTCCTACTCCCGGTATGGGGTTTTTCTCAGCCCGACTATGGCGATATCATCTGGAAGCGCCGTTTGGGCGGATCGGGTACACCCAGCTTTGAAGCTTTTGGAGACAGGCCCACAGCGCTCACCGTATCTGGGGGGTTTACCTATGTGGCTGGCTATAGCAATAGCAACGACGGGGACTTTCCAGGCAATCGGGGTGAGGTGGATGCCTGGGTTGTGAAGCTGGCCCGAGACGGAAGCGTCCTGTGGAAATATCAGTTCGGGGGCAACGCATTCGAAACCGTGCGCGACATTACCGTAATGCCCAATGGCGATGTGGTGGTGGTAGGCGAGACCTTTAGCTCGAACCTTTTCGGCTACCGTTCTTTCACCGATGCTTTCGTACTGAGGCTAACCCCCAATGGCCAGGAGGTGTACACCAAGCTTATAAACGGCACGGGGCTTGCTGAGACCTTGAATACGTCGGCTTTCGAGTACTTTCAGGGTGTAGACACAGTAGGAACGGAATTGGTGGCCGTAGGCAGAACGAGTAATTTCTATCTTAACTCAGTGCAAGACACCTGGGATACGCTGAGCGGTTCTCTGGATGCCTGGATCCATCGCCTGGATGCTTCGGGCAACTATCGTTGGCACAATCGGGTTTTCCGGAACGATACCCTCAAGAATTTGTCACAGGTGGCAGGTGCAGGGGGCATATCGGCGATCATAAATCGATTCAATGATGTAGTGCACCTGAACCGGGGTGGCTATGTGGCAGTGGGCGATGCCGCTTTCTTTGGCGATAGCAACGTAGGCGATGCTTATCTGGCTCGTTTCGATGAGGCGGGAGACACGGTGTGGACCCGGCTTCTAGGTGGCGCGCAGGGGGATGATGGCCTTAGGATTGAGGAAACATCCGATGGGAACGTGATCGTGCTGATGGAGCGCCGCAAGCCTAAAGCCGGAAGCCTTCCGGAGCCCGACCTGTGGCTGGCCAAGATAAACACGACCACTGGTAGCACCATGTGGGAGCGCATAGTGGGGTCCAATTTTATAGACAGCCCACAGGACATTATACTTGCTGCTGATACCATCGTGGCGGTTGTGGGCTGGGAAGACGTAGATCAGGTAGACTTAGCTACCGGCTACGACGGATTTGTGGACCGGTACGATGCCCGAACAGGAGCATCCATTGGTAGCCGCAGGCTGTTTGGTACCTCTGGTAAGGATGACCGTGCCTATGCAGTGGGTTATGATGTACAGACCGATGATTATGTGATTGCCTGCACCTCCATTGGCACCAGCAGCTTTTTCCCCGAGAATAGTGGTGGAACAGACTGGTGGATTATCCGCATGGCAGGAGACAATAGTGCCTTCCAGCAGTGGGTGAGCCGCGCCGACGGGCAGCCGGGCATCGCCCATGGCGAGGAGCTGCGGGCGTGGCCCAACCCGGCCCGTGGTAGCCTGAGCCTGAACCGCACAGACCTGGACTATGTAGAGCTATACAACCTGGCAGGCATGCGCGTGCAGCGTTGGGACGGTGCCGCCCTGCCTCAGCAGCTGGACCTCTCGGGCTTAGGTGCCGGTATGTATCTGCTGAAGGCCGAAAAGGGCAGCCAGTCCTGGAACCAAAAGATAGTGATCCAATAG
- the crcB gene encoding fluoride efflux transporter CrcB — MVAIWLCLGGALGTLCRYYLGQAIAWLWPSSFPLGTLGINVLGSLLLGLLWAFRAKGLLATPLQAMLMVGFCGAFTTFSAFSMETVGLLQAGRYVQAGLYILASVALSLGAMVVGHRLGW; from the coding sequence ATGGTGGCCATTTGGCTCTGCCTGGGGGGCGCACTGGGCACCCTATGCCGGTATTATCTGGGCCAAGCCATCGCGTGGTTATGGCCGTCCAGCTTTCCGCTAGGTACGCTTGGCATCAACGTACTGGGATCCCTCCTACTTGGCCTACTATGGGCATTCAGGGCAAAAGGGCTGCTTGCCACGCCCCTGCAGGCCATGCTGATGGTAGGCTTCTGTGGCGCATTCACCACCTTCAGCGCGTTCAGCATGGAGACAGTGGGCCTGCTGCAGGCTGGCCGCTATGTGCAGGCTGGCCTATACATACTGGCCAGCGTGGCACTGTCTCTGGGGGCGATGGTAGTGGGCCACCGCCTGGGGTGGTGA
- a CDS encoding FAD-binding oxidoreductase has protein sequence MEVLRTGWLDVPALLPRLHALLAETGRFQRLDYLLPYTAIDPAAGSLRIGAEVLPYAAIIFAEGVGVLQNPWWPGHRQIQPLKGQLLSLRIADLDLPYTLVNKLYLAQRAPGQFYLGATYEPRYTTVAPTEAGAHELLEQLRARILLPPLPSLEPMAHLSGLRPTSPDRRPLLGRHPHLPFYFLNGLGTKGVLQAPWCAQQLWAHLAGAALPAAIDLFRFRA, from the coding sequence ATGGAGGTACTGCGTACCGGCTGGCTGGATGTGCCCGCGCTGCTGCCCCGGCTGCATGCCCTACTGGCAGAAACCGGACGCTTTCAGCGCCTGGACTACCTCCTGCCCTACACGGCTATAGATCCCGCAGCAGGCAGCCTGCGGATAGGGGCCGAGGTGCTGCCCTATGCGGCCATTATCTTTGCCGAGGGGGTGGGCGTGCTACAAAACCCCTGGTGGCCTGGCCACCGGCAAATACAGCCCCTGAAGGGGCAGCTGCTAAGCCTGAGGATAGCAGACCTGGACCTGCCCTACACCCTGGTAAATAAACTGTACCTGGCACAGCGGGCACCCGGGCAGTTTTATCTGGGTGCCACCTACGAGCCCCGATACACGACTGTAGCCCCTACTGAGGCGGGTGCCCATGAGCTACTGGAGCAACTACGGGCACGCATCCTGCTGCCCCCCCTGCCCAGCCTGGAGCCCATGGCGCACCTGAGCGGCCTGCGCCCCACCAGCCCCGACCGCCGGCCCCTGCTGGGCAGGCACCCCCACCTGCCATTCTATTTCCTGAATGGGCTGGGCACCAAGGGGGTGCTGCAGGCACCCTGGTGTGCGCAGCAGCTATGGGCCCATCTGGCCGGCGCGGCACTGCCCGCTGCCATCGATCTGTTTCGTTTTCGCGCCTAG
- a CDS encoding T9SS type A sorting domain-containing protein, which yields MVTLLRIFFLFTLLSGTVLAQGYGDIIWKKNLGGAGFEEPTDVLTSGGWTYVLGFSNSNSGDFSVNNGSSDLWLYKLDRAGNKSWAYNFGGSGFDLGQKLLLMPDGGIAVVGLTTSTNLPGFRSAVDGLYIRLSPQGNVLLDTLINGVGFAEQFVAASREDLFGADTIGNTGVVVVGQTNGTFLYGPQDPSDTLSGSVDALIMKLTNAAQYQWHNRVFRNDTLKNLPQVASQGGISAILNRFKGVVHLNRGGYVAVGDAAFFGDSNVGDAYLVRFNEAGDTVWTRLLGGAQGDDGLRIEETSDGNVIVLMERRKPKAGNFPEPDLWLAKINTTSGSTMWQRILGTGFVESPQDMVLVADTIVAVVGWQDVDEAGVATGYDGFLDRYDARTGATIGSRRLFGASGKEDRAYSVSYDNQTDDYIIACGSIGTSTFFPETKGETDWWIIRMAGDNSAFQQWVSRADGQPGVAQGEELRAWPNPARGSLSLNRTDLDYVELYNLAGMRVQRWEGAGHRQLDLSGLGAGMYLLKAAKGSQSWNQKIVIQ from the coding sequence ATGGTTACGCTTCTACGTATTTTCTTCTTGTTTACACTTCTTTCTGGTACCGTGCTTGCACAAGGCTATGGTGATATTATCTGGAAAAAAAATCTTGGTGGTGCTGGTTTTGAAGAGCCCACAGATGTACTTACCTCGGGTGGCTGGACGTATGTGCTGGGTTTTAGCAACAGCAACTCGGGCGATTTTTCGGTGAACAATGGATCTTCAGATCTATGGTTGTACAAGCTGGATAGAGCCGGAAACAAGAGCTGGGCTTATAATTTTGGAGGTAGTGGCTTCGATTTGGGCCAAAAGCTGCTGCTGATGCCCGATGGGGGCATAGCTGTAGTGGGCCTTACCACCAGTACTAACCTGCCAGGCTTTCGCAGTGCAGTAGACGGGTTGTATATCCGGCTAAGCCCGCAGGGTAATGTGCTGCTGGACACCCTAATAAACGGTGTGGGGTTTGCCGAGCAATTTGTTGCAGCCTCTCGAGAGGATCTTTTTGGTGCAGATACCATTGGCAACACAGGTGTTGTAGTGGTGGGCCAGACTAACGGGACCTTTTTGTACGGCCCGCAAGACCCAAGTGATACCCTAAGCGGATCAGTTGATGCCCTGATCATGAAGCTCACGAATGCCGCCCAATATCAGTGGCACAATCGGGTTTTTCGGAACGACACCCTGAAGAACCTGCCGCAGGTAGCATCTCAGGGCGGTATATCGGCTATTCTTAACCGTTTCAAGGGTGTAGTGCACCTGAACCGGGGTGGCTATGTGGCAGTGGGCGATGCCGCTTTCTTTGGCGATAGCAACGTAGGCGATGCTTATCTGGTTCGTTTCAATGAGGCGGGAGACACGGTGTGGACCCGGCTTCTAGGTGGCGCGCAGGGGGATGATGGCCTTAGGATTGAGGAAACATCCGATGGGAACGTGATCGTGCTGATGGAGCGCCGCAAGCCCAAGGCCGGAAACTTTCCGGAGCCCGACCTGTGGCTGGCCAAGATAAACACGACCAGTGGTAGCACCATGTGGCAACGCATTTTGGGTACAGGCTTTGTAGAGAGTCCGCAAGACATGGTACTTGTTGCGGATACCATTGTGGCAGTAGTGGGCTGGCAGGACGTAGATGAGGCAGGCGTGGCTACCGGTTACGACGGATTTCTGGATCGGTACGATGCCCGCACGGGCGCTACTATTGGCAGCCGCAGGCTGTTCGGGGCTTCGGGTAAGGAAGATCGCGCCTATTCGGTCAGCTACGATAACCAGACCGATGACTACATCATTGCGTGCGGCTCCATTGGCACAAGTACCTTTTTCCCTGAGACTAAGGGCGAAACAGACTGGTGGATTATCCGCATGGCAGGAGACAACAGCGCCTTCCAGCAGTGGGTGAGCCGCGCCGATGGGCAGCCTGGCGTCGCCCAGGGCGAGGAGCTGCGGGCGTGGCCCAACCCGGCCCGTGGCAGTCTGAGTCTGAACCGCACAGACCTGGACTATGTAGAGCTGTACAACCTGGCAGGTATGCGCGTGCAGCGCTGGGAGGGTGCCGGGCATCGGCAGCTGGACCTCTCGGGCCTGGGTGCCGGTATGTACCTGCTGAAGGCTGCAAAAGGCAGCCAGTCTTGGAACCAAAAGATAGTGATCCAATAG
- a CDS encoding L,D-transpeptidase family protein — protein MLSGLILLCILWLRIPTPEGKHLQIGQLIQEAEYERALQKSFAYFLELGDSSMQAELVEPLYAQERVRDYYESGNPLMWIGPGGLNARGQILYERIRQADAVGLMPRDYHYSTLQKLVDSLGRRSDGYTSIRAEFLLTDAFCLYQSHLHYGKLDSTATRPYWGIGGHAGQQLDPMVALNELYRGADLEAYLTSLEPGHVHYRYLKRATLRYLSLRDKMGDWPKVPAMKEIQPGDTHVYVPMVRARLQAEGLLASTKQDMPEWYETDLARAVAQFQQQHGLAPDSQLTQATQQAMNVPLEERIAQMRLNLERWRWVPADWGPNYLWVNIPEYKLIAYQAGEPVLEMRTIVGKKKRRTPFISSRLNEVVFNPYWTVPTALIYQDILPRAGYNPAFLAAMDMELVDASGQAIYLNYDNLWALSLGTSGLSIRQRPGAANSLGRMLFRFPNNWQVYLHDTPDKWAFDLPMRALSSGCVRLQQPEAVLDLLMSTVPDWQTAEKESLLGANGPRNHVRTIPGVFGIHLYYFTARADPEGQVYFLPDVYEIDPGRRQLLEQPYRQARQAGV, from the coding sequence TATTTCCTGGAACTGGGCGATAGCAGCATGCAGGCCGAACTGGTGGAGCCGCTATATGCCCAAGAACGGGTGAGAGACTACTACGAATCGGGCAACCCGCTGATGTGGATAGGCCCGGGGGGGCTGAACGCGCGTGGCCAAATATTATACGAGCGCATACGCCAGGCCGATGCTGTGGGCCTGATGCCCCGAGACTACCACTATAGCACCCTGCAAAAACTGGTAGACAGCCTGGGCAGGCGTTCCGATGGGTACACCAGCATACGTGCGGAGTTTTTGCTCACCGATGCATTCTGCCTGTATCAGTCGCACCTGCACTACGGCAAGCTGGACAGTACGGCCACACGGCCGTACTGGGGCATTGGGGGCCATGCCGGGCAGCAGCTCGATCCCATGGTGGCACTGAATGAACTATACCGGGGTGCCGACCTGGAGGCCTACCTAACCAGCCTGGAGCCGGGCCATGTTCACTACCGCTACCTGAAGCGCGCTACCCTGCGCTACCTGTCCCTGCGAGATAAAATGGGCGACTGGCCCAAAGTGCCAGCCATGAAGGAGATACAGCCCGGAGATACGCATGTGTATGTGCCCATGGTGCGCGCACGCCTGCAGGCCGAGGGACTGCTAGCCAGCACAAAGCAAGACATGCCCGAATGGTATGAAACCGATCTGGCCCGGGCCGTAGCACAGTTCCAGCAGCAGCATGGCCTGGCACCCGATAGCCAGCTGACGCAGGCTACCCAGCAAGCCATGAATGTGCCGCTGGAAGAGCGTATTGCCCAGATGCGGCTAAACCTGGAGCGCTGGCGCTGGGTACCCGCAGACTGGGGGCCCAACTATCTCTGGGTTAACATCCCGGAATACAAGCTGATAGCCTACCAGGCGGGAGAACCGGTGCTGGAGATGCGCACCATTGTGGGAAAGAAAAAGCGCCGAACGCCTTTTATCTCTTCGCGCCTGAATGAGGTAGTGTTCAACCCCTACTGGACTGTACCCACGGCCCTGATATACCAAGACATTCTGCCCCGAGCCGGGTACAATCCGGCATTTCTAGCCGCTATGGATATGGAGCTGGTGGATGCCAGCGGACAAGCTATTTACCTGAACTATGATAACCTGTGGGCACTAAGCCTTGGCACCAGCGGCCTCTCCATCCGGCAGCGGCCAGGGGCGGCCAACAGCTTGGGCCGAATGCTCTTTCGGTTTCCGAACAACTGGCAGGTATACCTGCACGATACGCCCGACAAATGGGCCTTCGACCTGCCCATGCGGGCGCTGAGTAGTGGTTGTGTGCGGCTGCAGCAGCCCGAGGCGGTGCTAGACCTACTGATGAGTACGGTGCCCGACTGGCAAACAGCAGAGAAGGAAAGCCTGCTGGGGGCGAATGGCCCGCGCAACCATGTACGGACGATACCGGGGGTGTTTGGGATCCACCTGTACTACTTTACGGCACGGGCCGATCCGGAGGGGCAGGTATACTTTCTGCCCGATGTTTACGAGATAGACCCAGGCCGCCGCCAGCTGCTGGAGCAGCCATACAGGCAGGCCCGGCAGGCAGGTGTGTAG
- a CDS encoding transcriptional repressor produces MQALQILRAHALRQTKCRVEVLQYFLRASQAQTHADLEASLPAYDRVTLYRTLNTFEQLGILHRVMDETAVLKYALSQRKAPHAHFRCERCQTTTCMDVAVPAIALKPGYEVHQQALLLTGICPHCSQAGAARAQLRAEV; encoded by the coding sequence ATGCAAGCCCTTCAGATACTCCGGGCGCATGCCCTGCGGCAAACAAAGTGCAGGGTGGAGGTGCTCCAGTACTTCCTGCGTGCAAGCCAGGCCCAGACCCATGCCGATCTGGAGGCATCCCTACCTGCATATGACCGGGTTACGCTCTATCGCACGCTCAATACGTTTGAGCAGCTGGGCATCCTGCACAGGGTAATGGATGAAACAGCCGTACTGAAATATGCCCTGAGCCAGCGCAAGGCTCCCCACGCACACTTCCGGTGCGAGCGCTGCCAAACCACTACCTGCATGGATGTGGCCGTGCCCGCCATAGCCCTAAAGCCTGGCTACGAGGTGCATCAGCAGGCCCTGCTACTAACAGGCATATGCCCACACTGCAGCCAGGCTGGCGCGGCCCGCGCACAGCTTAGGGCCGAGGTGTAA
- a CDS encoding DUF4835 family protein: MRRSAYILGLIACLMGSRLAAQELNCSVKVQAPTIQGIDPQIFQNMQKEIYEFMNLRQWTTDEFKPEERIKCNLNIVFTGGVGGSDRFEGTLQIQVIRPVLNSDFETITLNFNDKHFNINYVPFQTVQFSDNSYVNNISSLLMFWGYVILGIDYDTFGPEGGTVYFEKARNIMNLALNSRETGWQAQDGNRTRYWLIENLLNNSYKSFRTAYYAYHRKGLDQMTQDVKKGRAEVLNSLQQLERLFAQNPNLFIIRVFTDAKTNELVPMFKQSEPATKQQFIRMMTRMDPNNATKYDSVLEN; encoded by the coding sequence ATGAGGCGAAGTGCATACATCCTGGGCCTGATAGCCTGCCTGATGGGCAGCCGCCTGGCCGCGCAGGAACTAAACTGCAGCGTGAAGGTGCAGGCCCCCACCATACAGGGCATCGATCCGCAGATCTTCCAGAACATGCAGAAGGAAATCTACGAATTTATGAACCTGCGGCAGTGGACCACGGATGAGTTCAAGCCCGAGGAGCGCATAAAATGCAACCTGAACATTGTATTTACCGGTGGGGTGGGGGGTAGCGACCGTTTTGAGGGAACGCTACAGATACAGGTCATTCGGCCCGTGCTGAACAGCGACTTCGAGACCATTACCCTCAATTTTAACGACAAGCATTTCAATATCAACTATGTGCCCTTTCAGACTGTACAGTTTTCGGACAATAGCTATGTGAATAACATTAGCTCCCTGCTTATGTTCTGGGGCTACGTGATACTGGGCATAGATTACGACACCTTTGGCCCAGAGGGGGGGACCGTATATTTTGAGAAAGCAAGAAACATCATGAACCTGGCGCTGAACAGCCGCGAAACCGGCTGGCAGGCTCAGGATGGTAACCGTACGCGTTATTGGCTGATCGAGAATCTGCTGAACAACTCCTACAAAAGTTTCCGCACCGCCTACTACGCCTACCACCGCAAGGGGCTGGACCAGATGACGCAGGATGTAAAAAAGGGACGGGCCGAGGTGCTGAATAGCCTGCAGCAGCTGGAGCGCCTGTTTGCCCAAAACCCCAATCTCTTTATTATTCGGGTATTTACAGATGCCAAGACCAATGAGCTGGTACCTATGTTCAAGCAGTCGGAGCCTGCCACCAAGCAGCAGTTTATCCGCATGATGACCCGCATGGACCCGAATAATGCCACCAAGTACGACTCTGTGCTAGAAAACTGA
- a CDS encoding thiamine phosphate synthase: MSRSISFKRLAISPGILDPHAPVSQARQVMLLWARSARARGADALMIRERGLPGGELAALMLELYPALQFIEIPILLAASELPAGIRADGIHHSADEQTPLPTDRALLYGRSCHSKKEVLAAMADGYDYVFYSPIFPTRSHPRAEPVGLASLQEICTQVQIPVFALGGITETTEDECLAAGARGVASIRRFMY; encoded by the coding sequence ATGTCACGCTCCATTTCCTTCAAGCGCCTGGCCATCTCACCAGGGATACTGGATCCGCACGCGCCCGTGTCGCAGGCCCGGCAGGTCATGCTACTGTGGGCGCGAAGCGCACGTGCCCGCGGGGCCGATGCCCTGATGATACGTGAGCGGGGCCTGCCAGGGGGTGAGCTGGCAGCGCTGATGCTGGAGCTGTACCCCGCCCTGCAGTTTATAGAGATACCCATCCTGCTGGCAGCCAGCGAGCTACCCGCAGGCATACGGGCAGACGGCATACACCATAGCGCGGATGAGCAGACCCCTCTACCCACAGATCGAGCCCTGCTGTATGGGCGCAGCTGCCACAGCAAGAAGGAGGTGCTGGCAGCCATGGCAGACGGGTACGACTACGTGTTCTATAGCCCCATCTTCCCCACCCGCAGCCACCCCCGGGCAGAGCCCGTGGGGCTAGCCAGCCTACAGGAGATTTGTACGCAGGTGCAGATACCCGTGTTTGCCCTGGGGGGCATCACCGAAACCACCGAAGATGAATGCCTGGCCGCCGGGGCACGGGGGGTAGCTAGCATCCGCAGGTTTATGTACTAG